Proteins from a single region of Sesamum indicum cultivar Zhongzhi No. 13 linkage group LG5, S_indicum_v1.0, whole genome shotgun sequence:
- the LOC105162912 gene encoding 1-aminocyclopropane-1-carboxylate oxidase 5-like: protein MGIPVVDFSKVDGKERVDTLALIDRYCQEWGFFQLINHGISEELLDRVKKVATECYKLEREADFKNSKPVQLLNELVEKNSDEKIENVDWEDVFLLSDENDEEWPSKTIGFKKTMKEYRAELKKLGHKVMEIMDENLGLTKGYIKNAFDGGVDNAAFFGTKVSHYPPCPHPEKVNALRAHTDAGGVVLLFQDDEVKGLQMLKDGVWTDVQPLKNAIVINTGDQIEVLSNGRYKSILHRVVPQTDGQRRSIASFYNPSLKATIQPAPQLLDAKVENKVKDAAKYPKFVFGDYMSVYLEQKFQPKEPRFQAVAAI, encoded by the exons ATGGGGATTCcagttgttgatttttcaaagGTTGATGGAAAGGAGAGAGTCGATACTTTGGCTCTGATTGATCGTTACTGTCAAGAGTGGGGATTTTTTCAG CTAATCAATCATGGCATCTCTGAAGAGCTCCTGGACAGGGTGAAAAAGGTGGCCACTGAATGCTATAAATTGGAAAGGGAGGCAGATTTCAAAAACTCAAAACCAGTGCAGTTGTTGAATGAGCTGGTTGAGAAGAATAGTGATGAGAAAATAGAGAATGTGGATTGGGAGGATGTTTTCCTACTCTCagatgaaaatgatgaagaGTGGCCATCAAAGACCATTGGTTTCAA GAAAACCATGAAGGAATACCGAGCTGAATTGAAAAAACTGGGGCACAAAGTCATGGAAATAATGGATGAAAACTTAGGCTTGACGAAAGGATACATCAAGAATGCTTTTGATGGTGGAGTAGACAATGCAGCATTTTTTGGCACCAAGGTGAGCCACTATCCACCATGCCCCCACCCGGAGAAGGTAAATGCTCTTCGAGCCCACACGGATGCTGGGGGCGTTGTCTTGCTCTTCCAGGATGATGAGGTGAAGGGACTCCAGATGTTGAAAGATGGGGTTTGGACAGATGTTCAACCTTTGAAAAATGCTATAGTCATCAACACAGGTGACCAAATTGAAGTTTTGAGTAATGGGAGGTACAAGAGTATTTTACACCGTGTTGTGCCCCAAACAGATGGGCAAAGGAGATCAATTGCTTCATTCTACAATCCATCACTCAAGGCCACCATTCAGCCTGCTCCACAATTGCTCGATGCTAAGGTGGAGAACAAGGTGAAAGATGCTGCTAAGTATCCTAAGTTTGTGTTCGGAGACTACATGTCGGTTTATcttgaacaaaaatttcaacctAAAGAACCAAGATTCCAAGCTGTTGCAGCAATATAA